A stretch of the Sulfolobus acidocaldarius SUSAZ genome encodes the following:
- a CDS encoding DNA polymerase II, translated as MGRTQPSFTRAVDAELAKLLRLSERIGYPCFREVIVEATKRVRDFQSALYDEVTDPQEIVFLAVISVLAEGACNGRISR; from the coding sequence ATGGGTAGGACGCAACCATCATTTACCAGAGCAGTTGATGCAGAGTTAGCAAAGCTCCTCAGACTTAGTGAGAGAATTGGTTATCCGTGTTTCAGAGAGGTGATAGTAGAGGCTACGAAGAGGGTCAGGGATTTTCAGAGTGCTTTATACGATGAAGTGACAGACCCACAGGAGATTGTCTTTCTTGCGGTAATTTCTGTGTTAGCTGAAGGTGCTTGTAATGGAAGGATATCTCGTTGA
- a CDS encoding aspartate-semialdehyde dehydrogenase: MRRVYKAAILGSTGLVGIEYVRMLANHPYIKPTYLAGRGSVGKPYGEVVRWQTIGQIPKEIANQEIRPTDPKQMDDVDLVFSPLPAGSAAQVEDEFAKLGFKVISNSPDHRLEPDIPLIIPEVNPHSLDLIEEQKKRRDWEGFIVTTPLCTAQGVLIPLVPIYQNFRVQSVFITTMQALSGAGYPGVASLDVIDNILPLGNEYDAKMVKEMTKVLNSTRRSVLDESNINISTTTHRVPTIHGHYAVVYVTFKENVDLGKIRESLVNFSGEPQALKLPTAPDKVIILTEQDNRPQVYFDRWLGDPPGMSVIVGRLTQVDNNAIRFVSLIHNSVRGAAGGGILTAELLINRKYI, translated from the coding sequence ATGAGAAGAGTATACAAGGCGGCAATACTAGGGTCCACGGGATTAGTAGGAATAGAGTATGTCAGAATGTTAGCGAACCATCCTTACATAAAGCCCACCTACCTGGCTGGAAGAGGCTCCGTGGGGAAACCATATGGTGAAGTGGTAAGATGGCAGACCATAGGGCAAATACCAAAAGAGATAGCAAACCAGGAGATAAGACCAACAGATCCAAAACAAATGGATGACGTAGATTTAGTGTTCTCTCCACTACCTGCTGGATCTGCAGCACAGGTGGAGGACGAATTTGCAAAATTAGGTTTCAAGGTTATAAGCAATTCTCCAGATCACAGATTAGAGCCTGACATACCATTAATTATACCTGAGGTTAACCCTCATTCTTTAGATCTAATTGAAGAGCAAAAGAAGAGAAGAGATTGGGAAGGTTTCATAGTCACTACCCCATTATGTACAGCCCAGGGGGTCCTAATTCCCTTAGTTCCTATTTACCAGAACTTCAGAGTTCAAAGTGTATTTATAACCACCATGCAAGCCCTATCTGGTGCAGGTTATCCAGGGGTAGCTTCCTTAGACGTGATTGACAACATATTGCCATTAGGCAACGAATACGATGCCAAAATGGTCAAAGAGATGACGAAAGTGCTGAATTCCACGAGGAGAAGTGTTTTAGACGAATCCAACATTAATATCTCCACTACAACTCATAGAGTCCCAACGATTCATGGACATTACGCAGTCGTTTATGTAACATTTAAGGAAAATGTAGACTTAGGAAAAATCAGAGAGTCCTTAGTTAATTTTTCTGGTGAACCACAAGCCCTAAAATTGCCCACTGCACCTGACAAGGTTATAATACTAACTGAACAAGACAATAGACCCCAAGTGTATTTTGATAGATGGTTAGGAGACCCTCCTGGGATGTCTGTAATAGTTGGAAGATTAACTCAGGTAGATAATAACGCCATAAGATTCGTGTCCTTAATACACAATAGTGTCAGGGGAGCTGCAGGCGGAGGTATATTAACGGCTGAACTGCTTATAAATCGTAAATATATCTAG
- a CDS encoding hypothetical protein (phage-associated protein) — protein MISFFLFLIFLIDILTSEKLAETEIKR, from the coding sequence GTGATCTCTTTTTTCCTTTTCCTTATTTTCTTGATAGATATCCTGACTAGCGAAAAGCTGGCTGAGACTGAAATTAAGAGATAG
- a CDS encoding acetamidase, which translates to MQYTIHAITHNKWDNSLQPVLKVSDGDVITLETKEASDGQVTLSSSVQDLLKLDFSRIHPLTGPIEVVGAEPGDALEIEFLDFRNKGWGWTGVLPGFGFLADEQYTSPIDVLGPALKIWKADDKYAYAKFGDLEVSVPLHPFPGVIGVALPQRGKFSTIPPRENGGNMDIRHLTIGTKLYLPVFVNGALLSVGDTHLAQGDGEVCGTAIEGPMEVTIKIRLLKNVGLGQPVFITKRVKEMEFSEYIAFPGIDRDLWSASKKAVRGIISILSKYMTPVEAYMLASAVVNLRVSEVVDVPNWIVTAYLPKDVLGRDIQLV; encoded by the coding sequence ATGCAGTACACAATACATGCGATAACTCACAATAAGTGGGATAACTCATTACAACCCGTTCTTAAGGTCTCTGATGGGGATGTGATCACGTTAGAGACTAAAGAGGCATCTGACGGACAAGTGACTCTGTCCTCTAGTGTCCAGGACTTACTGAAATTAGATTTTTCTAGGATACACCCCCTCACTGGACCAATAGAGGTCGTAGGAGCTGAGCCTGGGGACGCATTAGAGATAGAGTTTCTGGACTTCCGAAATAAGGGATGGGGGTGGACAGGAGTACTTCCTGGGTTTGGGTTTTTGGCTGATGAACAGTACACCTCTCCAATAGATGTTTTAGGTCCTGCCCTTAAAATATGGAAAGCAGATGATAAGTACGCTTATGCAAAATTTGGTGATTTAGAGGTTTCAGTCCCATTACACCCATTCCCTGGAGTAATAGGTGTAGCTTTACCTCAAAGGGGAAAGTTCAGTACTATCCCGCCAAGGGAAAATGGAGGAAATATGGACATAAGGCACCTGACGATTGGCACAAAACTCTACCTTCCGGTATTCGTTAATGGGGCGTTACTCTCGGTGGGTGATACTCATCTAGCTCAAGGAGATGGAGAGGTATGTGGAACTGCTATTGAAGGTCCGATGGAGGTTACAATTAAGATCAGACTACTGAAAAACGTGGGTCTCGGTCAACCTGTGTTTATTACAAAAAGGGTAAAGGAAATGGAGTTTAGTGAATATATCGCATTTCCGGGTATAGATCGAGATCTTTGGAGCGCATCAAAAAAGGCAGTAAGGGGGATTATATCCATACTATCTAAATATATGACACCTGTAGAGGCATATATGTTAGCTAGTGCAGTTGTGAATTTAAGGGTGAGCGAAGTAGTTGATGTTCCCAATTGGATAGTAACAGCCTACCTACCCAAAGACGTACTAGGGAGGGATATACAGTTGGTTTAA
- a CDS encoding acylaminoacyl-peptidase has product MNYTEIIKGLERLIKIPEYHVLGKLRDNLVFFSTAQGVTNISALVGTRVVRLTKEPISSTSTPKSHLDFLVFARDIEKGKEKHAVYACNLKGEEYEIASPRVRIMSLAYDDKNVAFVGSSEDGTYLYVIEEGKLKKLNNVPPFSFVIDIEANHITGVSVVNPRSQDFFIADLSGELKILTPKQGSVNQPYRIKGNKVYLASDYENIGESYWIYTYDLTSSTYERVDFPERDIYQYKPVEIFYDPEDKLIISKRDGRENLFLNGKMINTIPGTLTGATVIDNYIYFSHSSLVSPHKIYRVDKEDGKEDVVVDNEEHIDLGQVEYVKIQSYDKVEVPTYIIKSKVGKVPSTAVVYVHGGPWGEIDDRWNSIISSLLLFGYHVVAPNFRGSTGYGSKFYLMDIGDPGGGDLMDLVKVRDYTVEKKIAEKVGIMGYSYGGYMTLLALGREPDKWDFGVAGASVADWSEMYELSDSTFKGFIELLFNGKNLDLMKERSPITYVNNVKAPVCIIHSQNDSRTFLSPVIRYVQELHKAGKSFEFHVVPDAGHADYTVDGLINFTLPAIMFLEKLGKKWEKN; this is encoded by the coding sequence ATGAATTACACAGAAATTATAAAAGGACTAGAGAGACTTATAAAGATACCCGAATACCATGTGCTAGGAAAACTCAGGGATAATTTAGTCTTCTTCTCCACAGCTCAAGGTGTAACTAATATCTCAGCACTAGTCGGCACAAGAGTTGTTAGACTCACAAAGGAGCCCATAAGCTCTACATCTACCCCCAAGTCGCATCTTGATTTCTTAGTTTTTGCCAGAGATATTGAGAAAGGGAAGGAAAAACATGCAGTCTATGCCTGTAATTTAAAGGGGGAGGAGTATGAAATAGCATCGCCAAGAGTAAGGATAATGAGTCTTGCTTATGATGATAAAAATGTTGCTTTTGTGGGCTCAAGTGAAGACGGGACATATCTCTATGTGATTGAGGAAGGAAAACTAAAGAAACTAAATAACGTTCCACCTTTTTCGTTTGTGATAGACATTGAAGCTAACCATATAACAGGCGTATCAGTAGTTAACCCTAGATCTCAAGATTTCTTCATTGCTGACCTAAGTGGAGAGCTGAAGATCTTAACACCTAAGCAGGGTAGTGTAAATCAACCGTATCGGATAAAAGGGAATAAAGTTTACTTAGCAAGCGACTATGAGAACATTGGTGAGAGTTACTGGATATATACGTATGATTTAACTTCCAGTACTTATGAGAGAGTGGATTTTCCGGAAAGAGATATCTATCAGTACAAGCCTGTGGAGATATTTTATGACCCTGAGGATAAGCTAATAATTAGTAAGAGGGATGGAAGAGAAAATTTGTTTTTGAATGGTAAAATGATTAATACTATTCCTGGAACCCTGACTGGAGCTACAGTAATTGATAATTACATTTACTTTTCACACTCTTCATTGGTTTCACCACATAAAATATACAGGGTAGATAAGGAGGATGGTAAGGAGGATGTTGTGGTTGATAATGAAGAGCATATAGATCTGGGACAGGTGGAATATGTGAAAATACAGAGTTATGATAAAGTAGAAGTCCCTACATACATTATAAAGTCTAAAGTGGGAAAAGTTCCTAGCACAGCAGTAGTGTATGTACATGGTGGACCATGGGGAGAAATTGATGATAGGTGGAATTCAATAATTTCCTCATTACTTCTATTTGGATATCATGTGGTAGCACCTAACTTCAGAGGGTCAACTGGATATGGGAGTAAGTTTTACTTAATGGATATTGGAGATCCAGGAGGTGGCGATTTGATGGATCTGGTTAAGGTAAGGGATTACACTGTAGAAAAAAAGATAGCCGAGAAAGTGGGAATAATGGGTTATAGTTACGGCGGTTATATGACCTTATTGGCACTGGGAAGGGAACCTGATAAATGGGATTTTGGTGTCGCAGGAGCCTCAGTAGCGGATTGGAGCGAGATGTATGAATTATCTGATTCTACATTTAAAGGATTTATAGAGTTACTCTTCAATGGAAAGAATTTAGACTTAATGAAAGAGAGATCTCCTATCACTTACGTTAATAACGTTAAGGCTCCTGTATGTATTATACACTCACAAAACGATAGTAGAACCTTTCTCAGTCCTGTAATAAGGTATGTCCAAGAGCTACATAAGGCTGGGAAGAGTTTTGAGTTTCACGTTGTCCCCGATGCAGGTCATGCAGACTACACGGTGGACGGTCTCATAAATTTTACACTGCCTGCAATTATGTTCCTAGAGAAGTTGGGTAAAAAGTGGGAGAAAAACTAG
- a CDS encoding N-acetyltransferase GCN5 codes for MVSIRLAKKEDTKNIVDFFSRMYRLNSEFDPLLNNPENLEERVSKSVDKSLENPDEIIVVAEDNGKIVGTARVIVHERSFYFPDREAIIEEFYVHPAYRRQGVGKDIISFIEEELEKRGIQLLSANFPSRNVIASSFYKKMGFREIHSKYVKRIY; via the coding sequence ATGGTCAGCATAAGACTGGCTAAAAAAGAAGATACAAAAAACATTGTGGACTTCTTCAGCAGGATGTATAGGTTGAATAGTGAATTTGACCCCCTGTTGAATAATCCAGAGAATCTAGAGGAGAGAGTGTCAAAGAGTGTAGACAAGAGCCTTGAAAATCCAGACGAAATTATTGTAGTAGCTGAGGACAATGGTAAAATTGTCGGTACTGCAAGGGTTATAGTGCATGAGAGGAGCTTTTACTTCCCTGATAGGGAGGCAATAATAGAGGAGTTTTACGTTCATCCTGCATACAGGAGGCAAGGAGTGGGAAAGGATATAATTAGTTTCATTGAAGAGGAGTTAGAGAAGAGAGGAATCCAATTACTATCAGCTAATTTCCCTTCAAGAAACGTAATCGCGTCATCCTTCTACAAGAAAATGGGATTTAGAGAAATTCATTCTAAGTACGTAAAAAGAATATATTAG
- a CDS encoding 2-hydroxyhepta-2,4-diene-1,7-dioate isomerase has product MKLVSYLSQGRVRSGVVVDDKYIADLNNSCYEFYLERGEEEIFVERFCNALVPSDMLGVIQAGERAIELISNLLGWVRNREELLVKINEVRLKAPLQRANTVRDFLAFKGHVEASYKRKGQQIPEEWFKIPIYYKGDPAVFYGHKENVPWPSYSNALDFELEIGAIVYRKGVNIEKRKARDYILGYTIFNDFSARDIQMREMTCLLGPAKGKDFANGLGPWIVTKDEVGEIKGLRAYASVDGEKWCDTRAEDMQWSFEEMISYVSQDEYIRPGDVFGSGTISGCCGLDNGRVLRPGSLVELYVEKIGILVNRVVK; this is encoded by the coding sequence ATGAAACTCGTTAGTTATTTAAGTCAAGGTAGGGTAAGGAGTGGTGTAGTTGTTGATGATAAATACATTGCTGATCTCAATAATTCATGCTACGAGTTCTACTTAGAGAGAGGAGAAGAGGAAATTTTTGTGGAGAGATTCTGCAATGCCCTAGTCCCATCTGATATGTTGGGTGTTATTCAAGCCGGAGAAAGGGCAATAGAATTGATTAGTAACTTGCTTGGCTGGGTTAGGAATAGAGAAGAGCTCCTGGTAAAGATCAATGAAGTTAGACTGAAGGCACCATTACAAAGGGCTAATACGGTTAGAGATTTCTTAGCTTTTAAAGGTCATGTTGAGGCGAGTTATAAAAGGAAAGGTCAACAAATTCCTGAAGAGTGGTTCAAGATTCCAATATATTACAAAGGTGACCCTGCTGTATTTTATGGTCACAAGGAGAATGTACCCTGGCCTTCTTACTCAAATGCACTGGATTTTGAACTGGAGATTGGAGCTATAGTCTACAGGAAAGGAGTAAATATTGAGAAGAGGAAGGCAAGAGACTATATTTTAGGCTATACTATCTTTAATGACTTCAGTGCTAGGGATATTCAGATGAGGGAAATGACATGTCTATTAGGTCCTGCGAAAGGGAAGGATTTTGCAAATGGTCTAGGACCGTGGATTGTAACTAAAGACGAAGTGGGCGAGATTAAGGGGCTTAGGGCATATGCCAGTGTTGATGGGGAGAAGTGGTGTGATACTAGGGCTGAAGATATGCAATGGAGCTTTGAGGAAATGATTTCATACGTATCTCAAGACGAGTACATTAGACCAGGAGATGTATTTGGGTCTGGGACCATATCTGGTTGTTGTGGGCTTGACAATGGAAGAGTGTTGAGACCTGGAAGTTTAGTCGAACTTTATGTAGAAAAAATAGGAATATTAGTTAACAGAGTAGTTAAATGA
- a CDS encoding long-chain fatty acid--CoA ligase (activates fatty acids by binding to coenzyme A): MKEDRPWFKYWPPKLPKSLDYPKAPLFNILEVSANRYPDKDAIIYYGTRIKYEKLWSDTLKFSSFLYNELNIKKGDRVAIFMPNSVQWIMAYFGTLRANAVIVPINPLIAEDELNYILKDSGSVAVVTLSSQLPKVTKAIQGTEVRSIISGMFRDYLPSSPEIRVHPLMLKEPEIQGDVIKWRESISSNRPLPEVSVTNEDIALIPYTSGTTGFPKGCVHTHSTIWPTVVGSSFWNMVTPSAIGLASLPLFHVTGFIHSLNTPMYVGGTIVLMSIWDREAALDTIEKYKVTHWTNISTMVIDLLSTPGIEKRDLSSLVMIGGGGAAMPEAVAKKLRELTGLDYVEGYGLTETMSQIHVNPPHRPKLQCLGIPHFGVDALVVDASSGEVLPPNKEGEIVVKCPSLFKGYWRKEEETRKSFIIINGTEYFRTGDLGYMDDEGYFFIVDRVKRMINRAGFKVWPTKVENKLYQHPAILEACVVSTPDPRVGEEVKAYVVLRPEFRGKVTEEDIINWSKEHMSAYEYPRIVEFVDSLPKSGSGKILWRVLQDKEKNKSH; this comes from the coding sequence ATGAAAGAAGATAGACCTTGGTTTAAATATTGGCCTCCCAAACTACCAAAGAGTTTAGATTACCCTAAGGCTCCTCTGTTCAATATATTAGAGGTCTCAGCTAACAGATACCCTGATAAGGATGCAATAATTTACTATGGAACAAGGATAAAGTATGAAAAATTGTGGAGCGATACACTGAAATTTTCCTCCTTCTTGTATAATGAGCTTAACATAAAGAAGGGAGATAGAGTGGCAATATTTATGCCTAACTCTGTCCAGTGGATAATGGCTTACTTTGGAACACTTAGGGCTAATGCTGTAATAGTTCCGATAAATCCATTAATAGCTGAAGACGAGCTTAACTATATTCTTAAGGATTCAGGTTCAGTGGCTGTTGTGACTCTCTCCTCTCAATTACCTAAAGTTACAAAGGCTATCCAGGGAACTGAAGTGAGGAGCATTATCTCCGGAATGTTCAGAGACTACCTACCCTCATCCCCTGAAATTAGGGTTCATCCCCTAATGCTAAAGGAACCTGAGATTCAAGGTGATGTGATAAAGTGGAGGGAGTCAATAAGTAGTAACAGACCTTTACCGGAAGTAAGTGTAACTAATGAGGACATAGCCCTTATACCCTATACCTCAGGTACTACAGGGTTTCCTAAGGGGTGTGTTCATACCCATTCAACAATATGGCCAACAGTTGTGGGCTCATCTTTCTGGAATATGGTCACACCTTCCGCAATTGGTCTTGCATCATTGCCTCTCTTCCATGTTACGGGGTTTATTCACAGTCTCAACACTCCAATGTACGTGGGGGGAACTATAGTTTTAATGTCCATATGGGACAGGGAAGCTGCTCTTGACACCATAGAGAAGTATAAGGTAACTCATTGGACTAATATATCCACGATGGTAATAGATCTACTTTCAACCCCCGGAATCGAGAAGAGGGATCTAAGTTCATTAGTGATGATAGGAGGAGGTGGAGCTGCTATGCCTGAGGCTGTTGCTAAGAAATTAAGGGAACTAACTGGACTCGATTATGTAGAGGGTTATGGATTGACAGAGACTATGTCTCAAATACATGTAAATCCACCACATAGACCAAAACTTCAGTGTTTAGGAATTCCTCACTTCGGTGTGGATGCCTTAGTTGTGGATGCCTCATCTGGAGAAGTCCTTCCACCAAATAAGGAAGGAGAAATTGTGGTCAAATGTCCTAGTCTCTTTAAAGGTTATTGGAGAAAAGAAGAAGAGACTAGAAAATCCTTTATCATAATAAATGGTACTGAATATTTTAGAACGGGAGACCTAGGCTACATGGATGACGAGGGTTATTTCTTTATTGTTGATAGAGTGAAAAGAATGATAAATAGAGCAGGTTTTAAGGTGTGGCCTACAAAGGTAGAGAACAAGTTATACCAACATCCAGCAATATTGGAGGCATGCGTAGTATCGACGCCTGACCCTAGAGTAGGTGAGGAAGTAAAGGCTTATGTAGTATTGAGACCTGAGTTTAGAGGTAAAGTTACTGAGGAGGACATTATAAACTGGAGTAAGGAGCATATGAGTGCTTATGAGTATCCTAGAATCGTAGAGTTTGTGGACTCATTGCCTAAAAGCGGTTCTGGAAAGATATTATGGAGGGTCCTGCAGGACAAGGAGAAGAATAAGTCCCACTGA
- a CDS encoding beta-lactamase, with amino-acid sequence MMIEYKLERVSDNAYAFIQGNGDWFLSNAGFIVGKDFVVVIDSLTSEKPTKVFKEEMRKTVGDKPVKYLINTHEHGDHIWTNHLFSATTISHKNCRQTTIEGMKSGVNPYEHVFKEVDFTGWKYTPQDITVESEMSLWVDKDRELKIIHPGFAHTRSDLFIYFPDEKVVFTGDLLFSPPCTPFALMGYLQGYIKTLEDLASLDADVYVPGHGGIVYDRKPLYEARDYLIFVRDEARKLMKRGIEDPVVASKEVSLGKYDSWLSKERIIGNMARAYSELKGGLPASPLNDMERIIMEMMKLRQGKTS; translated from the coding sequence ATTATGATTGAATATAAATTAGAAAGGGTGAGCGATAATGCTTATGCATTTATACAAGGTAATGGCGACTGGTTTTTAAGTAATGCAGGATTTATAGTAGGTAAGGACTTCGTAGTAGTTATTGATTCCTTAACGAGTGAAAAACCCACCAAGGTATTTAAGGAAGAGATGAGGAAAACAGTAGGAGATAAACCCGTAAAGTATTTAATAAATACGCATGAACACGGAGACCACATTTGGACTAACCATCTGTTTAGTGCCACAACAATATCTCATAAAAATTGTAGACAGACCACTATAGAAGGTATGAAAAGTGGAGTAAATCCCTATGAACATGTATTTAAGGAAGTAGATTTCACGGGTTGGAAATATACTCCCCAAGACATAACAGTTGAAAGTGAAATGAGTCTATGGGTGGACAAGGATAGGGAGCTCAAGATAATTCATCCTGGATTTGCCCACACGAGAAGTGATCTATTCATCTACTTTCCTGACGAAAAGGTAGTATTCACGGGAGATCTTCTGTTTTCTCCTCCATGTACACCTTTCGCCTTAATGGGTTACTTACAGGGTTACATTAAAACTCTCGAAGATTTGGCTAGTTTAGATGCTGACGTTTACGTACCTGGACACGGAGGAATTGTGTATGACAGAAAACCCCTTTATGAGGCTAGAGATTACCTAATATTTGTGAGAGATGAGGCTAGAAAGCTAATGAAACGAGGTATTGAGGATCCAGTAGTAGCGTCAAAGGAGGTTAGCCTTGGGAAATATGACTCTTGGCTGTCAAAAGAGAGGATAATCGGAAATATGGCTAGAGCCTATAGTGAGCTAAAAGGTGGGTTACCGGCATCTCCGCTCAATGACATGGAGAGGATAATCATGGAGATGATGAAGCTTAGACAGGGTAAAACTTCTTGA
- a CDS encoding malate dehydrogenase, whose amino-acid sequence MKDPVELSKKYEGKIEIYPKIPITSYDDFSLIYTPGVAEVSKAIYKDPEKSFELTSRWNTIAVVTDGTRVLGLGRIGPTAAMPVMEGKSLLFKYLGGVDAIPLPINVKSADEFISVVKALETSFGGINLEDIESPKCFYILEKLQSMLEIPVWHDDQQGTAGAILAGLINAMILTNKDPKESKVVLYGAGASNIATARILAEYGFKLENMIMIDSKGPLYSTREDIDHLMLHHRWKYELAVKTNGYEVKEIKDAFSGADVVISASTPGPNVIKKEWVSVMNKNAIVFALANPIPEILPQDAKEAGAKIVATGRSDFPNQVNNSLIFPAVFRGVLDSRAKSVTDKMVISASEALAEFARRKGINENYIIPRMDEWEAYYEVASAIASKAVELGLARNNKSREEFREIAKQRILRARKIMGLVVTIWSA is encoded by the coding sequence ATGAAAGATCCTGTAGAATTATCTAAAAAGTACGAGGGAAAAATTGAAATATATCCAAAGATTCCGATAACTTCGTATGATGACTTTTCCCTTATTTACACTCCTGGCGTAGCTGAGGTATCCAAGGCTATATATAAAGATCCTGAGAAGAGCTTTGAGCTGACAAGCAGATGGAATACAATTGCTGTAGTTACAGACGGTACTAGGGTATTGGGCTTAGGTAGGATTGGTCCCACAGCAGCAATGCCTGTTATGGAAGGAAAATCACTACTGTTCAAATATTTAGGCGGAGTGGATGCAATACCATTGCCAATAAACGTAAAGAGTGCTGATGAATTCATTTCAGTGGTTAAAGCACTAGAAACCTCATTTGGTGGTATAAACCTAGAGGATATAGAATCTCCAAAGTGTTTCTACATCCTTGAAAAGTTGCAATCAATGTTAGAAATACCCGTTTGGCATGATGACCAACAGGGCACAGCCGGTGCAATCTTAGCTGGGCTAATAAACGCGATGATACTGACAAATAAGGATCCAAAGGAAAGCAAAGTGGTATTATACGGTGCGGGGGCTTCAAATATAGCTACGGCTAGAATATTAGCTGAGTACGGTTTTAAGCTAGAGAACATGATAATGATAGACAGTAAGGGACCATTATACTCGACCAGGGAAGACATTGACCACTTAATGTTACATCATAGATGGAAATACGAGTTAGCTGTAAAGACAAATGGTTATGAGGTCAAGGAGATTAAAGACGCGTTCAGTGGGGCTGATGTAGTTATTTCGGCTTCAACTCCAGGTCCAAACGTTATAAAGAAAGAGTGGGTAAGCGTAATGAATAAGAACGCGATAGTCTTTGCTCTGGCAAATCCAATACCCGAGATCTTACCTCAAGATGCTAAAGAGGCAGGAGCAAAAATAGTAGCCACAGGCAGGAGTGATTTCCCAAATCAGGTGAATAACTCATTAATATTTCCAGCTGTGTTTAGGGGAGTCTTAGACAGTAGAGCCAAGAGTGTGACAGACAAAATGGTAATTTCAGCATCAGAAGCTTTGGCTGAGTTTGCAAGGAGAAAAGGTATCAATGAAAACTACATTATTCCAAGGATGGACGAATGGGAGGCTTACTATGAGGTAGCCTCTGCAATAGCAAGTAAAGCAGTGGAGTTGGGCTTAGCAAGAAATAACAAGAGTAGGGAGGAATTTAGGGAAATAGCGAAGCAGAGAATATTAAGGGCTAGGAAAATAATGGGTTTGGTGGTAACAATATGGTCAGCATAA